Proteins from one Acanthopagrus latus isolate v.2019 chromosome 18, fAcaLat1.1, whole genome shotgun sequence genomic window:
- the rbm22 gene encoding pre-mRNA-splicing factor RBM22 — translation MATSLGSNTYNRQNWEDADFPILCQTCLGENPYIRMTKEKYGKECKICARPFTVFRWCPGTRMRFKKTEVCQTCSKMKNVCQTCLLDLEYGLPIQVRDTGLSVKDEVPKSDVNKEYYTQNMEREIANSDGTRPVGQLGKAPSSSDMLLKLARTTPYYKRNRPHICSFWVKGECKRGEECPYRHEKPTDPDDPLADQNIKDRYYGINDPVADKLLKRASTMPRLDPPEDKSISTLYIGGLGDTVTDGDLKSHFYQFGEIRTITIVQRQQCAFIQFATRQSAEMAAEKSFNKLIINGRRLTVKWGRSQAARGKDGIKEGVSEMGTRLDPVPGLPGALPPPPALDEEAPANYFNLDPGTSPAVMNIALPPPPGINPPPPGFGPPMFHHMGPMAPPMPPPMSMRPPGHIHYPSQDPQRMGAHAAHGSRQGD, via the exons ATGGCGACGTCCCTGGGATCCAACACCTACAACAGACAGAACTGGGAAGACGCG GATTTTCCAATTCTGTGTCAGACATGTTTAGGAGAAAACCCTTACATCCGTATG ACCAAGGAGAAGTATGGAAAGGAATGCAAG ATCTGTGCTCGACCCTTTACGGTGTTCCGGTGGTGTCCAGGGACACGAATGCGTTTCAAGAAGACAGAGGTCTGTCAGACctgcagtaaaatgaaaaatgtttgtcagacaTGTCTGCTAGACCTGGAGTATG GTTTGCCTATCCAGGTCAGAGACACTGGGCTGTCAGTGAAAGACGAGGTTCCTAAGTCAGACGTGAACAAAGAGTACTACACACAGAACATGGAGAGAGAG ATAGCCAACTCTGATGGCACACGGCCTGTGGGTCAGCTTGGCAAAGCACCCAGCTCTAGTGATATGTTGCTGAAACTGGCCCGGACCACACCGTATTATAAAAGGAACCGGCCGCACATCTGTTCCTTCTGGGTGAAGGGAGAGTGTAAGAGAGGGGAGGAGTGTCCCTACAG ACATGAGAAGCCCACAGATCCAGATGATCCTCTAGCTGACCAGAACATTAAGGATCGTTACTATGGCATCAATGACCCAGTGGCTGACAAGCTGCTGAAACGGGCCTCAACTATGCCCCGACTGGATCCACCAGAGGACAAGTCCATCAGCACCCTCTACATTGGCGGCTTGGGAGATACTGTCACAGATGGAGATCTCAA GAGTCACTTTTACCAGTTTGGTGAGATTCGCACCATTACCATAGTCCAGAGGCAGCAGTGTGCTTTCATCCAGTTTGCCACGCGGCAGTCAGCTGAAATGGCGGCTGAGAAGTCCTTCAACAAACTCATCATCAATGGACGGAGGCTCACTGTCAAGTGGGGAAG GTCTCAGGCAGCTAGAGGAAAGGATGGCATCAAAGAAGGTGTCAGTGAGATGGGCACTAGACTGGATCCTGTACCCGGACTGCCAGGAG ctcttcctccaccaccagctTTAGATGAAGAAGCTCCTGCAAACTACTTCAACCTGGACCCAGGAACCTCACCTGCTGTCATGAACATtgctcttcctccacctccaggcATCAACCCACCTCCTCCAG GTTTTGGGCCTCCAATGTTTCACCACATGGGTCCCATGGCTCCACCTATGCCCCCTCCAATGAGCATGAGACCTCCTGGTCACATCCACTACCCCTCCCAGGATCCTCAGCGCATGGGTGCCCATGCCGCACATGGCTCTCGTCAAGGCGATTAG